The sequence CAATCCCGTCAATCTCCACGATGCTACCCTTGACGGAGATAACCCGGCACGTCGTGATTGCGATCAGGTTCGGCCTGACAGCGGAGCGAGTCGCGAACACACCCGTCAGCGGGTTCTTCTTGCCCTGTCGATGGCCTTGAAGGAAGGCCCGCTTGTCCGGTGCGTCGTTCTTGTCAAACCAGTAGAACACCATGACGTGCGAGAAATCGGCGAGACTCACCAGACCGGGAGCGTACTTGTCCTTCAGCACAAGCAACGTCTTCCCATCTTGCCTCCTGACCTGACCGAGCGAGACAAGGTAATACTCGGCGTCGCGGTCAACCTCGCTCCCGGCGGCCATCAATCGCTTGGCCAGCGGGCCGGACAGATGGCAGCTCTTGTCGGCCTTTGCAGGCGGTGCTTCCTTCTTGGTGTACGCGAAGCTCACCACTCCCGCAATCAGACAGACGGCAACAACCTGCAGCAAGCGTGTTCTCACGGGTATCCTATCTCCTTCTATCCGTTGGACTCTGGGATATCTCACTCGATTCCTGCGGCATCTCAACGATCCGAATCTACTCTGCGGTCAGTCCGTACAATTCACACACCAGCGCGTCGGTCTGGTGGTCGGTGATGGTTAGTTTCCAAGGGTAGCAGGAACACTTCCCATATCTCCCGCTGCCGTCAAGGCCGGGTGAATCCGGTATCCATCGAGAGTAGGATACTCCGGACTCCGGCAGTGTCAAATCGGCGGGGAAAAGGATCGAGTGG is a genomic window of candidate division WOR-3 bacterium containing:
- a CDS encoding SAM-dependent methyltransferase, which translates into the protein MRTRLLQVVAVCLIAGVVSFAYTKKEAPPAKADKSCHLSGPLAKRLMAAGSEVDRDAEYYLVSLGQVRRQDGKTLLVLKDKYAPGLVSLADFSHVMVFYWFDKNDAPDKRAFLQGHRQGKKNPLTGVFATRSAVRPNLIAITTCRVISVKGSIVEIDGIDAFDDSPILDLKPYIPRNDCFLDAQIPEWVR